A section of the Enterococcus montenegrensis genome encodes:
- a CDS encoding WxL domain-containing protein, translated as MKNITKLTTAALLGTMALGVVAPAAHAATDVVGKGHIEFKQEKPENPDPTPGGEDGPEITEPTPNPDPNPLKIVSVTEMDFDINEVPVGNAEQTYGALPFEATPADGSEKFNTAHFVRYMDVRADGPENHHTVSAQLTKQFTHTNDTSTLESATLKYKNITLEAGNGTADVNAPVSAVVAPEAVVEEDKQTPVISNTETGKGRGVFDIIFDKKDDYTTYDGVTLVVPAAVNMLTGVYTGEVTWTIADAR; from the coding sequence ATGAAAAACATTACAAAATTAACTACAGCAGCATTATTGGGAACAATGGCATTAGGCGTGGTAGCTCCAGCAGCACATGCAGCAACAGATGTAGTCGGGAAAGGACATATTGAATTTAAACAAGAGAAACCGGAAAATCCAGATCCAACACCAGGGGGGGAAGATGGTCCAGAAATTACGGAACCAACACCTAATCCAGATCCCAACCCATTGAAAATCGTTTCTGTAACAGAAATGGATTTTGATATCAATGAAGTACCAGTGGGAAATGCTGAACAAACTTATGGAGCATTACCATTTGAAGCGACTCCTGCAGATGGAAGTGAAAAATTTAATACAGCGCACTTTGTTCGATATATGGATGTTCGTGCCGATGGTCCTGAAAATCATCATACAGTTAGTGCACAGTTGACAAAACAATTTACGCACACAAATGATACCAGCACACTTGAATCAGCAACATTAAAGTATAAAAATATTACTTTAGAGGCAGGAAATGGTACGGCTGATGTGAATGCACCAGTTAGTGCAGTTGTAGCGCCTGAAGCGGTAGTTGAAGAGGACAAGCAAACTCCAGTGATTTCAAATACTGAAACTGGTAAAGGCCGGGGTGTCTTCGATATTATTTTTGATAAAAAGGATGACTACACTACGTATGATGGCGTCACATTAGTTGTACCAGCAGCGGTTAATATGCTAACAGGAGTCTATACTGGTGAAGTTACGTGGACAATTGCTGACGCACGATAA
- a CDS encoding DUF916 and DUF3324 domain-containing protein — MNKKAWVGIILVYIMGLFLGNTIVSYAADSAEAQGGFSYEVVRPENQIDKGVGYFDLKMEPEQKQTVKIKLHNTGDKEITILVGAYGGKTNSSGVIEYSNNAIENDKSLKYPFESVVKVPKEVKLAANSSQDLNIDITMPKSEFDGYIAGGILLQEKDAEGTKSQSQQGMVVNKFAYLTGMLLSEKNPNTNKEEMKLNRVYATSKNHRNVISINYSNIQPIFVDDMTTDVQIMKGDSNEVVYDAKKSQMRMAPNTMIDFPVSLEGSEMIPGDYRAKILVTTEKGGRWEWEQKFTITDEEADKYNARDLTLVQDPGLNWRLIAMIVGGLLVLLLIIYFIVRKINKEREKKKLIERKLAAKNKKR; from the coding sequence ATGAATAAAAAGGCCTGGGTGGGAATAATCTTAGTCTACATAATGGGATTATTTCTTGGAAATACAATAGTTAGCTATGCTGCTGATAGTGCTGAGGCTCAAGGTGGTTTTTCATATGAGGTTGTTCGACCGGAAAATCAAATTGATAAAGGTGTCGGCTACTTTGATCTGAAAATGGAGCCGGAACAAAAACAGACTGTCAAAATAAAACTGCATAATACTGGAGATAAAGAAATTACTATTTTAGTGGGTGCCTATGGAGGAAAGACTAATAGTAGTGGTGTAATCGAGTACAGCAACAATGCTATTGAAAATGACAAGTCGTTGAAGTATCCTTTTGAATCCGTCGTAAAAGTACCCAAAGAAGTTAAGTTAGCTGCAAATTCTTCACAAGATTTAAATATTGACATTACTATGCCAAAATCTGAATTTGATGGTTACATTGCTGGAGGTATTTTACTACAGGAAAAAGATGCAGAAGGTACAAAATCACAAAGTCAACAAGGGATGGTTGTTAACAAGTTTGCCTATCTAACTGGGATGCTATTGAGTGAAAAAAATCCAAATACAAATAAAGAAGAAATGAAATTAAATCGCGTTTATGCGACGTCAAAAAATCATCGTAATGTAATTAGTATAAATTATTCAAATATCCAGCCGATTTTTGTAGATGATATGACAACAGATGTTCAAATCATGAAGGGAGATTCAAATGAAGTCGTATATGACGCTAAAAAATCACAAATGCGGATGGCGCCAAATACGATGATTGATTTTCCTGTTAGCTTGGAAGGCTCGGAGATGATACCTGGAGATTATCGTGCTAAAATATTAGTAACGACAGAAAAAGGCGGACGCTGGGAGTGGGAACAAAAATTTACCATTACTGATGAAGAAGCAGATAAATATAATGCACGGGATTTGACTTTGGTTCAAGATCCAGGCCTTAATTGGCGACTGATAGCAATGATTGTCGGTGGTTTACTAGTATTACTACTTATCATCTATTTCATTGTTCGCAAAATTAACAAAGAACGTGAAAAGAAGAAATTAATCGAGCGAAAGCTAGCTGCAAAAAATAAAAAAAGATAG
- the lepB gene encoding signal peptidase I yields MKKRLNQQQLQLLAQSIRKKRRRRYLQDLFVTFGIFVTVVMGVFFIFFQIQTVNDFSMLPNLQAGDRLILGKYKEIERFDIVAFQIPGRKQQSIRRVIGLPGEELRYHEDILYVGTREIPERFLSDDLVAAKDKAYQLTPDFTTSDIRGVKNQRIPADYYLVLADNRSFGVDSRDYGLVPKENILGVGVAIFLPVSRMTQL; encoded by the coding sequence ATGAAAAAAAGATTAAATCAACAACAATTACAACTACTTGCACAAAGCATCCGGAAAAAAAGGCGCAGGCGCTACCTTCAAGATTTATTTGTTACCTTTGGAATTTTTGTTACAGTGGTTATGGGAGTATTCTTTATTTTTTTTCAAATACAGACAGTGAATGACTTCAGCATGTTGCCAAATTTGCAAGCGGGAGACAGGTTGATCTTAGGAAAGTATAAGGAGATTGAGCGGTTTGATATCGTTGCTTTTCAAATTCCAGGAAGAAAACAACAATCGATTCGACGTGTTATTGGTTTACCAGGAGAAGAACTTCGCTATCATGAAGATATTTTATACGTAGGTACGCGGGAAATACCCGAACGCTTTTTAAGTGATGATTTAGTTGCAGCAAAAGATAAAGCGTATCAGCTGACACCAGATTTTACTACCAGTGATATTAGAGGTGTAAAGAATCAACGAATTCCCGCTGATTATTATTTAGTTTTGGCGGATAATCGTAGTTTTGGTGTTGATAGTCGGGATTACGGATTAGTACCAAAGGAAAATATTCTTGGTGTTGGCGTAGCAATATTTTTACCAGTTTCCCGTATGACGCAATTGTAG
- the lepB gene encoding signal peptidase I, with protein sequence MTEKKQENPRIVSQVASKKKMRKKLTSEQIELILQRRRKEQIRKYWDLFLLLMTIVVCVLFLINVKAHQIVGESMIPTLHNGDRILIKKTQEVQRYDIVTFTPDGNDSQGKTYIKRVIGVPGDKFVIQGSTLYLFNQKNIDTEYDALRYSVNLPDSTQIFELDKKLADNLRNQTQIPKNAYFVLGDNRKNSEDSRIIGFVQKNAIEGVMKLRFYPFDKIGWVQ encoded by the coding sequence ATGACAGAAAAAAAACAAGAAAACCCTCGAATTGTGTCGCAAGTGGCTTCAAAAAAAAAGATGCGAAAAAAATTGACCTCAGAGCAAATAGAGCTAATTTTGCAGCGTCGGCGAAAAGAACAAATACGAAAATACTGGGATCTATTCTTACTGTTAATGACAATAGTAGTGTGTGTTCTTTTCTTAATAAATGTTAAAGCGCATCAAATTGTTGGTGAGTCTATGATTCCAACGCTTCATAATGGAGACCGAATTTTAATAAAAAAAACACAAGAAGTCCAACGCTATGACATTGTGACGTTTACACCAGACGGCAATGACTCACAAGGCAAGACTTATATTAAGCGTGTGATTGGTGTTCCAGGTGATAAATTTGTTATTCAGGGCTCAACTTTGTATTTATTTAACCAAAAAAATATTGATACAGAGTACGATGCTCTTCGATATTCAGTTAACTTGCCGGATAGTACGCAGATTTTTGAATTAGATAAAAAACTTGCTGACAATTTACGGAATCAGACACAGATTCCTAAAAATGCTTATTTTGTATTGGGGGATAATCGCAAAAACTCTGAAGATAGCCGTATTATTGGATTTGTACAAAAAAACGCAATCGAAGGAGTTATGAAATTACGTTTTTATCCATTCGATAAAATTGGCTGGGTACAATGA
- a CDS encoding MarR family transcriptional regulator: protein MDNFIHASEEIALFCRMNVNVKKNLPIRSSEMGMLIYLVKTEGEKTPNAVAKFFNVTKAMATNMTTSLLKQEYIAKEQSMIDKRSFSLIPTKKAVELVESAYTEYFKTMTLLQEKMGKEKFAEFIDLLECANEILVEEKKNHE from the coding sequence ATGGATAATTTTATACACGCTTCAGAAGAAATAGCGCTTTTTTGTCGCATGAATGTTAACGTGAAAAAAAATTTACCAATTCGTTCTAGTGAGATGGGAATGTTGATCTATTTAGTTAAAACAGAAGGAGAGAAGACACCCAATGCAGTGGCAAAGTTTTTTAATGTGACAAAAGCGATGGCCACTAATATGACGACTTCTTTATTAAAACAAGAATATATTGCAAAAGAACAGTCGATGATAGATAAGCGCAGTTTTAGCTTAATTCCAACGAAAAAAGCTGTTGAATTAGTGGAGAGCGCATATACAGAATACTTTAAAACAATGACATTGTTGCAAGAAAAAATGGGAAAAGAAAAGTTTGCAGAATTTATTGACTTGTTAGAATGTGCTAACGAAATTTTAGTGGAGGAAAAAAAGAATCATGAGTAG
- a CDS encoding NmrA family NAD(P)-binding protein — MSRILVTGASGNVGKYVVEYALKNGQQVTAAGTHPDTLTKMFGNNENVCVVPFDFMDEKTYAKALQDVQAVFIMRPPHLGNPADLYPFIDALKNSGKIKLISFLSLIGIEHNPVPPHYKIEKYIEKSGVPYCHIRPSFFMQNLSGVHAFEIKHFNKIVVPVKKALTSFIDAEDIGELIAKVLTNPAKHQNTAYAITGSEAIDYDQVADTLSEVLQRKISYANPAPRLAKKYWITIRGLDKEYATVMGMLYMMTRLGTAKKVTDTFNVIMGKNPRSFATFVKKNAAAWQ; from the coding sequence ATGAGTAGAATTTTAGTAACCGGAGCTTCGGGAAATGTCGGCAAGTACGTCGTAGAATATGCACTAAAAAATGGCCAGCAAGTGACAGCTGCCGGGACACATCCGGACACGTTAACAAAAATGTTTGGCAATAATGAAAATGTCTGTGTTGTCCCCTTTGATTTTATGGATGAAAAGACCTATGCAAAAGCGTTGCAAGATGTACAAGCAGTCTTTATCATGCGTCCGCCTCATTTAGGCAATCCCGCTGACTTGTATCCTTTTATTGATGCATTAAAAAACAGCGGCAAAATCAAATTAATTAGCTTTTTATCATTGATCGGGATTGAACATAATCCTGTGCCTCCTCATTATAAAATTGAAAAATATATTGAAAAATCTGGCGTCCCGTATTGCCATATTCGCCCTAGTTTTTTCATGCAAAATCTAAGTGGTGTACACGCTTTTGAAATTAAACATTTCAATAAAATTGTTGTACCAGTTAAAAAAGCATTAACTAGTTTTATTGATGCTGAAGATATTGGTGAATTGATAGCAAAAGTTTTGACTAACCCAGCGAAGCATCAAAATACAGCGTATGCCATCACAGGTAGTGAAGCGATCGACTACGATCAAGTTGCAGACACATTAAGTGAAGTTTTACAGCGCAAAATTTCTTACGCTAATCCTGCGCCACGTTTGGCTAAAAAATATTGGATTACCATTCGCGGACTAGACAAAGAATATGCGACAGTGATGGGGATGCTTTATATGATGACACGCTTAGGAACAGCTAAGAAAGTCACGGATACATTTAATGTCATCATGGGTAAAAATCCTCGCAGCTTTGCAACGTTTGTCAAAAAAAATGCTGCCGCTTGGCAATAA
- the abc-f gene encoding ribosomal protection-like ABC-F family protein, giving the protein MENLALKLTNIRKNLGTKEVVNIQELTVYENNRIGIIGDNGTGKSTLLKIIQGEIVPETGSIQREVSFSYFSQIPRGTKVIDSERMDWELVSRFKVPKNEINTLSGGEEAKYRLAQTLSTYQMGLLLDEPTTHLDRNGVDYLIEELRYYYGTLIFVSHDRYFLNQLATKIWEIRDGQVTEYIGNYDAYKQQKESEKLERQRAANNYTKEKKKLEAAIFQKKKQAANSEKVSAKKKKQNVRPDRLSSSKQKDTVQKGLQKSFKSMESRLAQLDEPIQPESKKHILFPKVKSVEIHNKFPIRGEQVSLKKGEKSLLEKCDFQFSLEKKIAIVGDNGTGKTTLLNHIVSNGEGIILSPKVTFSVYRQMDYKFSESESILYYLMERTEYSEAVVRSILSNLGFSQTDIGKPLTSLSGGESTRISLATVFTIPSNVLILDEPTNFIDLTTIEALEELIKAYAGTVLFTSHDSHFVEKLADEVYILNNKQLILKN; this is encoded by the coding sequence ATGGAAAACTTAGCACTTAAACTAACGAATATCCGAAAAAATTTGGGTACAAAAGAAGTAGTAAATATACAAGAATTGACAGTTTATGAAAATAATCGCATTGGTATTATTGGTGATAATGGGACGGGAAAATCTACTCTGTTGAAGATAATACAAGGCGAAATAGTACCAGAAACCGGTTCTATTCAACGGGAAGTATCTTTTAGTTATTTTTCACAAATACCAAGAGGAACAAAGGTCATTGATTCTGAGAGAATGGATTGGGAGCTTGTTAGTCGCTTTAAAGTTCCCAAAAATGAAATCAACACATTAAGTGGTGGTGAAGAGGCCAAATATCGCTTAGCTCAGACCCTATCTACCTATCAAATGGGTCTGTTACTAGATGAGCCAACCACTCATTTAGATCGTAATGGGGTTGACTATTTAATTGAAGAGTTAAGATATTATTATGGCACACTTATTTTTGTTAGTCACGATCGCTATTTTCTAAATCAATTAGCAACTAAAATTTGGGAGATTAGGGATGGTCAAGTTACCGAGTATATTGGTAATTATGATGCCTATAAACAGCAAAAAGAAAGCGAGAAATTAGAGCGGCAAAGGGCGGCTAATAACTATACTAAAGAAAAAAAGAAGTTGGAAGCTGCAATTTTTCAAAAAAAGAAGCAGGCAGCCAATTCTGAAAAAGTATCTGCCAAGAAAAAAAAGCAGAATGTTCGACCTGACCGTCTATCTTCTTCAAAGCAAAAAGATACTGTTCAAAAGGGGCTTCAAAAATCGTTTAAGTCAATGGAATCTCGTTTAGCCCAGCTAGATGAGCCTATCCAACCCGAGAGCAAAAAGCACATTCTATTTCCAAAAGTTAAATCAGTTGAAATTCATAACAAATTTCCTATACGTGGAGAGCAAGTATCTTTAAAAAAGGGAGAGAAGAGTTTGTTGGAGAAGTGTGATTTTCAGTTTTCCTTGGAAAAGAAAATTGCTATTGTTGGGGACAACGGGACTGGAAAAACAACCCTATTAAATCATATTGTATCAAATGGAGAAGGCATTATTCTTTCTCCCAAGGTCACCTTTTCAGTGTATCGACAGATGGATTATAAATTTAGTGAATCAGAGAGTATTTTGTACTATTTAATGGAGCGTACTGAATATTCAGAAGCAGTTGTTCGAAGTATATTAAGTAATTTAGGATTCTCTCAAACAGATATTGGAAAACCATTGACTTCTCTAAGTGGGGGTGAATCAACACGGATTTCATTAGCTACAGTTTTTACTATACCCTCCAATGTCTTGATTTTAGATGAGCCAACTAATTTTATAGATTTGACAACGATTGAAGCATTGGAAGAATTAATAAAGGCATATGCCGGAACGGTCCTGTTTACTTCTCACGATTCTCATTTTGTTGAGAAATTGGCAGATGAAGTATATATATTAAATAATAAGCAATTAATATTAAAAAATTAA